The Phoenix dactylifera cultivar Barhee BC4 chromosome 9, palm_55x_up_171113_PBpolish2nd_filt_p, whole genome shotgun sequence genome window below encodes:
- the LOC103716146 gene encoding stearoyl-[acyl-carrier-protein] 9-desaturase, chloroplastic — MASRVAFRPEAFLCFSPPKIKRSARSPRISMASTVGPSTKVEIPKKPFMPPREVHVQVTHSMPPQKMEIFKSLEDWAENNILVHLKPVEKCWQPQDFLPDPSSEGFYEEVKELRERSKEIPDDHLICLVGDMITEEALPTYQTMLNTLDGVRDETGASLTSWAIWTRAWTAEENRHGDLLNKYLYLSGRVDMKQIEKTIQYLIGSGMDPRTENSPYLGFIYTSFQERATFISHGNTARLAKEHGDMKLAQICGIIASDEKRHETAYTKIVEKLLEIDPDGTVLAFADMMKKKISMPAHLMYDGLDDNLFEHFSAVAQRLGVYTAKDYADILDFLINRWKVGELTGLSGEGKRAQDFVCTLAPRIRRLEERAQERAKQAPCVPFSWIYGREVQL, encoded by the exons ATGGCGTCGAGGGTGGCCTTCCGACCGGAGGCGTTCCTATGCTTCTCTCCTCCCAAGATCAAGAGGAGCGCTAGATCTCCCAGGATTTCCATGGCCTCCACCGTCGGCCCATCCACCAA GGTTGAAATTCCAAAAAAGCCCTTCATGCCTCCACGTGAGGTACATGTTCAAGTCACACATTCAATGCCACCTCAGAAGATGGAGATTTTTAAGTCATTAGAGGACTGGGCAGAAaataatatcttggtgcatctGAAGCCGGTTGAGAAGTGTTGGCAGCCCCAGGATTTTCTCCCTGATCCATCATCAGAAGGATTTTATGAAGAGGTTAAGGAACTGAGAGAACGCTCTAAGGAGATCCctgatgatcatttaatttgctTGGTTGGGGATATGATCACTGAAGAAGCTCTTCCTACATATCAAACAATGCTCAACACCCTTGATGGAGTTCGAGATGAGACAGGGGCAAGCCTTACTTCTTGGGCTATCTGGACGAGGGCTTGGACTGCTGAAGAGAACAGACATGGGGACCTTCTCAACAAGTATCTATACCTTTCTGGTAGAGTGGACATGAAACAAATTGAGAAAACAATCCAGTATCTGATAGGTTCTGGAATG GATCCTAGGACAGAGAACAGCCCCTACCTTGGTTTTATATACACCTCATTCCAGGAGAGGGCAACTTTCatttcccatgggaatactgCCAGGCTTGCCAAGGAACATGGGGACATGAAGTTGGCTCAGATATGTGGTATAATTGCTTCAGATGAGAAACGCCATGAGACAGCGTATACTAAGATAGTGGAGAAACTGTTGGAAATCGACCCAGATGGTACCGTGCTTGCCTTTGCTGacatgatgaagaagaagatctcAATGCCTGCCCATCTGATGTACGATGGTCTGGATGACAACCTCTTCGAGCACTTCTCGGCAGTGGCCCAGCGTTTGGGCGTCTACACGGCCAAGGACTATGCTGACATACTTGATTTCCTTATTAATAGGTGGAAAGTGGGGGAGTTAACTGGCCTCTCTGGGGAAGGTAAGAGAGCCCAGGACTTCGTCTGCACTCTTGCTCCCAGGATCAGGAGACTTGAAGAAAGAGCTCAGGAGAGGGCGAAGCAAGCACCATGCGTACCTTTCAGTTGGATCTATGGCCGGGAAGTGCAACTCTGA